The proteins below come from a single Anaerobaca lacustris genomic window:
- the pheT gene encoding phenylalanine--tRNA ligase subunit beta: protein MKISLNWLNDYIETGLAPERIAAILSDLGFPCEGIERLDDDTVLDVEVTSNRGDCLSHIGVARELAAATGKELRLPQVELDEVDKDASEFVQVEIAEPDLCGRYTARVIEGVKVGPSPDWMVRRLEAVGMRSVNNVVDATNYAMMETGQPPHAFDYSTIEEGRIIVRRAVAGERIVSIDGSQCELGDQMLVIADAKRPVAVAGVMGGLETEVSDTTTTILLEEAHFDPVCVRTTSRRLALPSEAAFRFERIVDIEKVDWASRRTAQLIVQVAGGRVARGVVDAYPRRPEPREVTMRLSRLGKLLGIEISSETVVNILSALCFAPRLSDDVVTCSVPTWRSDIVREVDLIEEVARVHGYDKVPTRRRIRIEAVPADAHQKMAQSIGGFLNGCGFYETVTVTFIDRAIADLFAGSDATANLGVKDVSRRSANLLRQTLLGSLLEVLKTNVNARNLPCRVYEIADTFRPTQDRSALPDEKTKVALICSGDFRELRGAVEGLIRHIDRRAAVDFVPVDVSWAEVGAEVTVNGRAIGVAAVFSESVRNRLDFKDLAPCGAELDFAELMALTGAPISIRPVPRFPAVERDLSILVAEETPWRAIAQAVAASASAELEDVRFVDIYRGKGIAPDKKSVTLSLRFRDEDGTLTHEVVDGYQAAIVQRLGEAVGAELRTM from the coding sequence ATGAAGATTTCGCTGAACTGGCTGAACGACTACATCGAGACGGGGCTCGCCCCCGAGCGGATTGCGGCGATCCTGAGCGATCTGGGCTTTCCCTGCGAAGGGATCGAGCGGCTCGACGACGATACCGTGCTGGACGTCGAGGTGACCAGCAACCGGGGCGACTGCCTCAGTCATATCGGGGTCGCGCGGGAACTGGCGGCGGCGACCGGCAAGGAGCTGAGGCTGCCGCAGGTCGAGCTGGACGAGGTGGACAAGGACGCCTCGGAGTTCGTTCAGGTCGAGATCGCCGAGCCGGACCTCTGCGGCCGATACACCGCGCGGGTGATCGAGGGCGTCAAGGTCGGCCCTTCGCCCGACTGGATGGTCAGGCGGCTCGAAGCTGTCGGCATGCGCAGCGTCAACAACGTCGTCGATGCGACGAACTACGCGATGATGGAAACGGGGCAGCCCCCGCATGCGTTCGATTACAGCACGATCGAAGAAGGCAGGATCATCGTACGCCGGGCCGTCGCGGGCGAGCGCATCGTCAGCATCGACGGTTCCCAGTGCGAGTTGGGCGATCAGATGCTGGTGATTGCCGACGCGAAGCGACCGGTCGCCGTCGCCGGAGTGATGGGCGGGCTGGAGACCGAAGTGAGTGATACGACCACCACGATTCTGTTGGAAGAAGCGCACTTCGATCCGGTGTGCGTGCGGACGACCAGCCGGCGTCTGGCGCTGCCGTCGGAGGCGGCGTTCCGCTTCGAGCGAATTGTGGATATCGAGAAGGTTGACTGGGCGTCGCGACGGACGGCTCAGTTGATCGTCCAGGTCGCCGGCGGTCGCGTGGCCAGAGGCGTGGTGGACGCCTACCCGAGACGGCCGGAGCCTCGCGAGGTGACGATGCGGCTCTCGCGCCTGGGCAAGCTGCTGGGCATCGAGATCTCTTCCGAGACGGTCGTGAACATTCTGTCGGCTTTGTGCTTTGCGCCGCGTCTGTCGGACGATGTGGTGACCTGCTCGGTCCCCACGTGGCGTAGTGACATCGTGCGGGAGGTGGACCTGATCGAGGAAGTCGCCCGCGTTCACGGCTACGACAAGGTCCCCACGCGCCGGCGCATCCGGATCGAGGCGGTGCCCGCTGACGCGCACCAGAAGATGGCCCAGTCGATCGGCGGGTTCCTCAACGGATGCGGTTTCTACGAGACCGTCACTGTGACGTTCATCGATCGGGCGATTGCGGACCTCTTCGCCGGCAGCGATGCGACGGCGAATCTCGGCGTCAAGGACGTCTCTCGCCGGAGCGCCAATCTGCTGCGGCAGACGCTGCTGGGCTCGCTGCTGGAAGTCCTCAAGACGAACGTCAACGCGCGAAATCTGCCGTGCCGCGTCTATGAGATTGCCGATACGTTCCGGCCCACGCAGGACCGCAGCGCACTGCCCGATGAGAAGACGAAGGTGGCCCTGATATGCAGCGGCGATTTCCGCGAGCTGCGCGGCGCCGTGGAGGGGCTGATCCGTCACATCGACCGCCGGGCAGCGGTCGATTTCGTTCCGGTGGACGTGTCCTGGGCTGAGGTGGGCGCCGAGGTCACGGTGAACGGCCGCGCGATCGGGGTCGCGGCCGTTTTTTCAGAGTCCGTACGGAACAGGCTCGATTTCAAAGACCTCGCCCCGTGCGGCGCCGAGTTGGACTTCGCCGAGTTGATGGCGTTGACAGGCGCGCCGATCTCCATCCGTCCGGTTCCGCGTTTCCCGGCCGTCGAGCGCGACCTGTCGATCCTGGTGGCCGAGGAGACCCCTTGGCGGGCCATCGCCCAGGCGGTCGCCGCCAGCGCCTCAGCCGAGTTGGAGGACGTCCGGTTCGTGGACATCTATCGCGGCAAGGGGATTGCCCCCGACAAGAAGAGCGTGACGCTCTCGTTACGCTTCCGCGATGAAGACGGGACGTTGACGCACGAAGTCGTCGATGGATATCAGGCGGCGATTGTCCAGCGCCTGGGTGAGGCGGTAGGGGCCGAACTGAGAACCATGTGA
- the glgP gene encoding alpha-glucan family phosphorylase, which yields MPSVRNFTVLPALPDSLQDLDYVARNVFWAWNPQVIELFRRIDPTLWVSCGHNPVKLLGSVSQTRLQALARNDSFLNELKQAADALRAYLQSSTWYEKACPQTSKPVIAYFSAEFGLHECLPIYSGGLGILAGDHLKSASDLGIPLVGVGLMYQKGYFRQHLNIDGWQQESYVENDAFNMPIELVRKESGRPLTVSVEYPGRSVQAQIWCVSVGRIKLYLLDSNIAPNSSVDRMITSNLYGGDRELRIRQEILLGIGGLKALLAMGIEPTVCHMNEGHAAFMALERIRQLRSAKNMTFDEAVEATRSGNVFTVHTLVKAGLDEFGVELMDKYFGGYFPHLGINRRQFLALGRMLPDDDSEPFKMPVLAIRLSGYVNGVSKLHGQISREMWGSLWPGIPAKEVPIISITNGIHLKTWLSEEIGGLYQRYLGPSWSESVFDKSVWNQTDQIPDEELWSAHQRCKDRLIVFARKRLMAQMQRRGRCHGELRQAEEVLDPKALTIGFARRFASYKRGDLLLKDAKRLARLLNDPDRPVQFIFAGKAHPKDTGGKEIIRHIIHFASEEAVRRRIVFLEDYDMDVARFLVRGVDVWLNNPRRPMEASGTSGMKAAVNGVLNMSTLDGWWPEGYIPEGGWVIGDGQDDPSQDYQDMVEAQAIYSILENEVVPLYYTRSADNLPRAWIGKMKATIKWVAPRFNTHRMVAEYMRRFYNPAAARYRYLAAEAMTRAKAFSRWKSEIREAWSQFAVRDVTVHVNDGPSDEQLNPRQPQLKIGTELNVRALVKLGHVRPEDVCVELYSGPTDSWGNIQEGSPTPMRHEQRAGDDGEHWFTGMMACKATGQHGVAVRVLPNHPDQVNPYDLGLILWEKG from the coding sequence ATGCCGAGTGTCCGCAACTTCACCGTTCTGCCAGCATTGCCGGATTCCCTGCAAGACCTGGATTATGTCGCCAGGAACGTGTTCTGGGCGTGGAATCCTCAGGTCATTGAATTGTTCCGACGGATCGACCCGACCCTGTGGGTTTCGTGCGGCCACAACCCTGTCAAATTGCTGGGCAGCGTTTCGCAGACGCGCTTGCAGGCACTGGCTCGGAACGACAGTTTCCTGAACGAGCTGAAGCAGGCAGCGGACGCACTACGGGCGTACCTGCAATCCTCCACATGGTACGAAAAGGCCTGCCCACAGACGAGCAAGCCGGTCATTGCATATTTCAGTGCCGAATTCGGCCTCCATGAATGCCTTCCCATCTACTCCGGCGGCCTGGGAATTCTCGCGGGCGACCACCTCAAGAGCGCCTCTGATCTCGGGATCCCGCTGGTCGGCGTCGGGCTGATGTACCAGAAGGGCTACTTCCGCCAGCACCTGAACATCGACGGCTGGCAGCAGGAGTCCTACGTGGAGAACGATGCGTTCAACATGCCGATCGAACTGGTCCGCAAGGAGAGCGGCCGGCCTCTGACGGTCAGCGTCGAATACCCCGGCCGCAGCGTTCAGGCGCAGATCTGGTGCGTCAGCGTCGGCCGGATCAAGCTGTATCTTCTCGACAGCAACATCGCGCCCAATTCGTCGGTCGATCGCATGATTACCAGCAACCTTTACGGCGGCGACCGCGAGCTGCGTATCCGCCAGGAGATTCTGCTGGGCATCGGCGGCCTCAAGGCGCTGCTGGCGATGGGGATCGAGCCGACGGTCTGCCACATGAATGAAGGGCATGCCGCCTTCATGGCGCTCGAGCGGATTCGCCAACTGCGCAGCGCCAAGAACATGACGTTCGACGAGGCGGTGGAGGCCACGCGGTCGGGCAACGTCTTCACGGTCCACACGCTGGTCAAGGCCGGACTCGATGAGTTCGGCGTGGAGCTGATGGACAAGTACTTCGGGGGCTACTTCCCACACCTGGGAATCAATCGCCGGCAGTTCCTGGCTCTGGGTCGGATGCTTCCCGACGACGACAGCGAGCCGTTCAAGATGCCGGTGCTGGCGATCCGGCTGAGCGGCTACGTCAACGGCGTCAGCAAACTGCACGGGCAGATCTCGCGCGAGATGTGGGGCTCGCTTTGGCCCGGCATCCCGGCAAAGGAAGTCCCGATCATCTCGATCACCAACGGCATCCACCTCAAGACGTGGCTGTCGGAGGAGATTGGCGGTCTGTACCAGCGTTATCTGGGCCCCTCGTGGTCCGAAAGCGTTTTCGACAAGTCGGTGTGGAACCAGACGGACCAGATCCCCGATGAGGAGTTGTGGAGCGCGCATCAGCGGTGCAAGGACCGCCTGATCGTGTTCGCCCGCAAGCGGTTGATGGCCCAGATGCAGCGTCGTGGCCGCTGTCACGGTGAATTGCGGCAGGCCGAGGAGGTCCTCGATCCGAAGGCCCTGACGATCGGGTTTGCCCGGCGCTTCGCCTCCTACAAGCGAGGCGACCTGCTTCTGAAGGATGCCAAGCGTCTGGCCCGACTGCTGAACGATCCGGACCGCCCGGTCCAGTTCATCTTCGCCGGCAAGGCCCACCCCAAGGACACCGGCGGCAAGGAGATCATTCGCCACATCATCCATTTCGCTTCGGAGGAGGCCGTGCGACGCCGCATCGTCTTCCTGGAAGACTATGACATGGACGTGGCGCGATTCCTCGTCCGTGGCGTCGATGTCTGGCTGAACAACCCGCGTCGGCCGATGGAGGCCAGCGGTACCAGCGGGATGAAGGCGGCGGTCAACGGCGTACTGAACATGAGCACGCTGGACGGCTGGTGGCCCGAAGGCTATATCCCCGAAGGCGGCTGGGTCATCGGCGACGGCCAGGACGACCCGAGCCAGGACTATCAGGACATGGTCGAGGCCCAGGCGATCTACAGCATTCTCGAGAACGAGGTGGTGCCGCTGTACTACACCCGTAGCGCCGACAACCTGCCCCGCGCCTGGATCGGAAAGATGAAGGCGACGATCAAATGGGTGGCGCCGCGTTTCAACACGCATCGCATGGTGGCCGAGTACATGCGCCGGTTCTACAATCCGGCGGCGGCACGCTATCGCTACCTGGCGGCCGAGGCGATGACGCGGGCCAAGGCCTTCAGCCGCTGGAAATCGGAGATTCGCGAGGCCTGGTCGCAGTTCGCCGTCAGGGATGTGACGGTCCACGTCAACGACGGTCCGTCGGACGAGCAGTTGAACCCGCGTCAGCCGCAACTGAAGATCGGCACGGAACTCAACGTCCGCGCCCTGGTCAAGCTGGGCCACGTTCGCCCGGAGGACGTCTGCGTGGAGCTGTATTCGGGGCCGACGGATTCCTGGGGCAACATCCAGGAAGGCTCGCCGACACCGATGAGGCACGAACAGAGGGCCGGGGATGATGGCGAGCATTGGTTCACCGGCATGATGGCGTGTAAGGCGACCGGTCAGCACGGCGTCGCCGTCCGGGTGCTGCCCAACCATCCCGACCAGGTCAATCCCTACGATCTCGGCCTGATCCTCTGGGAGAAGGGATAG
- a CDS encoding PTS sugar transporter subunit IIA, whose amino-acid sequence MILTQILQPNSVRVPLKGTNKEAVISELVDVLNENGLLLNKNVALEAVFTREKTRSTGIGSGIAIPHGKCNVVKDLVMALGVCRQPIEFQSVDGKPVSIVMLLISPLDQTGPHIQALARISRLMLDAAFKSELEQAPSAEAAYKLLSERENE is encoded by the coding sequence ATGATTCTGACACAGATACTGCAACCGAATTCCGTCAGGGTGCCGCTGAAGGGCACGAACAAAGAGGCCGTGATCAGCGAGTTGGTGGATGTTCTGAATGAGAACGGGCTGCTTCTGAACAAGAACGTCGCCCTGGAGGCGGTGTTTACCCGTGAGAAGACCCGCAGCACAGGAATCGGGTCGGGGATCGCCATCCCGCACGGCAAGTGCAACGTCGTGAAGGACCTGGTCATGGCACTGGGCGTTTGCCGACAGCCGATCGAGTTTCAGAGTGTGGACGGCAAGCCCGTCTCAATCGTCATGCTGCTGATCAGCCCGCTCGATCAGACCGGCCCCCATATCCAGGCTCTGGCACGGATCAGCCGGCTGATGCTCGACGCGGCCTTCAAGAGCGAACTGGAGCAGGCCCCCTCGGCCGAGGCCGCCTACAAGCTGCTGAGCGAACGGGAGAACGAGTAA
- the cimA gene encoding citramalate synthase produces MTKIAIYDTTLRDGMQAEGVSFSLADKLAIARCLDGLGIDYIEGGYAASNPKEMQFFHEVARLGLECSRVAAFGSTRRADCTVDDDVSLNSILATKASVATIVGKTWDLHVTLVLGCSLEENLTICAESVRYLKQKGLEVVFDAEHFFDGYRANPEYAMKVLAAAAEAGADALVLCDTNGGSLPHTIHEVSQQVCEAFGSVVVGIHTHNDTDCATANALAAIQAGARHVQGTINGLGERCGNASLCSVVPNLAFKMGLEPLSPEKIKLLTEASRFVFEIANLPPVMSLPYVGDSAFAHKAGLHVDALRKSKQTYEHIDPQLVGNERRFLISELSGKSNILAEMEKAKIAQDKVLARKILARVQDLENEGYQFEAANASFDLLVRKIMETFKPSFELIKYHVNVEKRNSGDLVTEATVKLKVGDEIEHVVGEGDGPVNALDAALRKSLERFYPALKEVQLFDYKVRVVNAKEGTAARVRVVIESRDRQSIWGTVGVSENVIEASWLALVDSVEYKLQRLAG; encoded by the coding sequence ATGACGAAGATCGCGATCTATGACACGACACTGCGGGATGGGATGCAGGCCGAAGGCGTCAGTTTCTCGCTGGCGGACAAACTGGCCATCGCCAGGTGCCTCGACGGCCTTGGAATCGACTACATCGAGGGTGGCTACGCCGCATCGAACCCGAAGGAGATGCAGTTCTTTCACGAGGTGGCGAGACTCGGCCTGGAGTGTTCCAGGGTGGCGGCCTTCGGCAGCACGCGACGGGCCGACTGCACCGTTGACGACGATGTCTCGCTCAACTCGATTCTGGCCACCAAGGCGTCCGTTGCCACGATCGTGGGCAAAACCTGGGACCTCCACGTGACCCTGGTGCTGGGCTGTTCGCTCGAGGAAAACCTGACGATCTGCGCCGAGTCGGTTCGCTATCTCAAACAGAAGGGTCTTGAGGTCGTCTTCGATGCGGAGCACTTCTTCGACGGCTACCGGGCCAATCCCGAGTACGCGATGAAGGTGCTGGCGGCGGCCGCGGAAGCCGGTGCCGACGCCCTGGTGCTCTGCGACACCAATGGGGGCTCTCTGCCGCACACGATTCACGAGGTCTCGCAGCAGGTCTGTGAGGCGTTTGGCTCGGTCGTCGTGGGGATTCACACGCACAACGACACGGATTGCGCCACCGCCAACGCCCTTGCCGCCATCCAGGCGGGCGCCCGGCACGTCCAGGGAACGATCAACGGTCTGGGCGAACGCTGCGGCAACGCCAGTCTTTGCTCGGTGGTCCCGAACCTGGCGTTCAAGATGGGCCTGGAGCCTCTGAGCCCCGAGAAGATCAAGCTGCTGACGGAGGCGTCGCGCTTCGTGTTCGAGATCGCCAACCTGCCCCCCGTGATGAGCCTGCCGTATGTGGGCGACAGCGCCTTTGCCCACAAGGCCGGGCTGCACGTCGATGCCCTGCGAAAGAGCAAGCAGACGTACGAGCACATCGATCCGCAGCTCGTGGGCAACGAGCGGCGCTTCCTGATCTCCGAGTTGAGCGGCAAGTCGAACATCCTGGCCGAGATGGAGAAGGCCAAGATCGCTCAGGACAAGGTGCTGGCCCGCAAGATTCTCGCCCGCGTTCAGGACCTGGAGAACGAAGGCTATCAGTTCGAGGCGGCCAACGCCAGCTTCGATCTGCTGGTTCGCAAGATCATGGAGACGTTCAAGCCGTCGTTCGAGCTGATCAAATACCACGTCAATGTGGAGAAGCGCAACAGCGGCGATCTCGTCACCGAGGCGACGGTCAAGCTGAAGGTCGGCGACGAGATCGAGCACGTGGTCGGCGAAGGCGACGGCCCGGTCAACGCGCTGGACGCCGCGTTGCGCAAGTCGCTCGAACGGTTCTATCCCGCACTGAAAGAGGTGCAACTGTTCGATTACAAGGTCCGCGTGGTCAACGCCAAGGAGGGTACCGCGGCGCGGGTGCGTGTCGTGATCGAGTCGCGCGACAGACAATCGATCTGGGGGACGGTCGGCGTTTCGGAGAACGTGATCGAGGCAAGCTGGCTGGCGCTGGTGGACAGCGTCGAGTACAAGCTGCAACGGCTGGCCGGGTGA
- a CDS encoding cobalamin B12-binding domain-containing protein, with product MVKEDILARYLAPLLRGDRGACRCVVEETMQSGIPANSVYLHLIWPVMAEIERLSRADRITSVQEHLATRINRTIVDQLQNKLPRRPARHKKVAVCCAREELQELGAQIIADLFESDGWEVRFLGGGLTNDDVFAFINEYAPDILFIYGTAPKQAPDVRRLIDRIRSVNAWPDLRIVVSGGLFNRAEGLWEEIGADGFAATAAEALQVAADESQVADPERRTVNRRKRRPQNAEQEVAGATA from the coding sequence ATGGTTAAGGAAGATATTCTCGCCAGGTATCTGGCCCCCCTGCTTCGCGGCGACCGAGGGGCCTGCCGCTGTGTCGTGGAGGAAACCATGCAGAGCGGGATCCCGGCCAATTCCGTGTACCTGCATCTGATCTGGCCCGTCATGGCCGAGATCGAGCGGCTTTCCCGAGCCGACAGGATCACCTCGGTCCAGGAGCATCTGGCGACGCGGATCAACAGGACCATCGTGGACCAACTGCAGAACAAGCTGCCCCGCCGGCCCGCCCGACACAAGAAGGTAGCCGTCTGCTGCGCCCGCGAAGAATTGCAGGAACTCGGCGCACAGATCATCGCCGATCTGTTCGAGAGCGACGGATGGGAGGTCCGCTTCCTCGGCGGCGGACTGACGAACGATGACGTCTTCGCCTTCATCAACGAGTATGCCCCGGACATTCTGTTTATCTACGGCACCGCACCGAAACAGGCCCCCGATGTGCGCCGACTGATCGACAGAATCCGGAGTGTCAATGCGTGGCCCGACCTGCGGATTGTGGTCTCGGGCGGGTTGTTCAATCGAGCCGAAGGTCTGTGGGAAGAGATCGGCGCCGACGGGTTCGCCGCGACAGCCGCCGAAGCACTACAGGTGGCGGCCGACGAGTCCCAAGTGGCCGATCCTGAACGGAGAACGGTCAACCGCCGCAAACGCAGGCCGCAGAACGCCGAACAGGAGGTCGCCGGCGCAACCGCATAG
- the hisF gene encoding imidazole glycerol phosphate synthase subunit HisF — MDYRRIIPCLDVRGGRLVKGVNFVDLKDVGDPAENAAAYSEAGADELVFLDITATLENRKTLLDAVRRTVDRISVPLTVGGGISSCQGIEELLSLGVAKISINTAAVRNPDLVKEAADAFGREKVTVAIDTAKNADLPSGFEVMVSGGTKGTGLDAVEWARKVEALGAGTLLPTSMDTDGMQTGYDIAMTRAIADAVSVPVIASGGAGSLEHLYEAIVSGHADAVLVASIAHFGTYSIQEMKAYLAGRDIPVRL; from the coding sequence ATGGATTACCGAAGAATCATCCCTTGCCTGGACGTTAGAGGCGGTCGCCTGGTCAAAGGCGTCAACTTCGTCGATTTGAAGGACGTTGGAGACCCGGCCGAGAACGCCGCCGCCTACAGCGAAGCCGGCGCCGACGAACTGGTCTTTCTCGACATCACCGCCACCCTGGAGAACCGCAAGACCCTGCTCGACGCCGTTCGACGCACCGTGGACCGCATCTCCGTCCCCCTGACCGTCGGCGGCGGCATCAGCAGTTGCCAAGGCATCGAAGAACTTCTTTCGCTCGGGGTCGCGAAGATCTCGATCAACACGGCGGCCGTGCGCAACCCCGACCTCGTCAAGGAGGCGGCCGATGCGTTCGGCCGCGAGAAAGTCACCGTCGCCATCGACACGGCCAAGAACGCCGATCTGCCCTCAGGCTTCGAAGTCATGGTCAGCGGCGGCACCAAAGGCACCGGCCTGGACGCCGTCGAATGGGCCCGCAAGGTCGAAGCCCTCGGCGCCGGGACCCTCCTTCCGACCAGCATGGACACCGACGGCATGCAGACCGGCTACGACATCGCGATGACCCGGGCCATTGCCGACGCCGTATCCGTGCCCGTGATCGCCTCCGGCGGCGCCGGTTCGCTCGAGCACCTGTACGAGGCGATTGTCAGCGGCCATGCCGACGCCGTCCTCGTCGCGTCCATCGCCCATTTCGGGACCTACAGCATCCAGGAGATGAAGGCCTATCTGGCGGGCAGGGACATCCCCGTCAGGCTGTAG
- a CDS encoding BNR repeat-containing protein: MTGTKTKLGCLVLGVMILAGRAASSAPGPDVVRCLDVGPVWSGHFVGFCLLTSPEGQYVAFYDSDRQMTVARRDLGADVWGFQKLPSRLGWDSHNYVTMALDETGCLHVSGNMHGHPLVYFRADEPGDIRSLRAVPAMVGHLERRCTYPKFFDGSEGELIFTYRDGSSGSGNQIYNTYDARTLTWRRLLDTPLLDGRGLMNAYPVGPDRGPDGRYHLCWIWRDTPDCRTNHDVSYARSRDLVNWETAAGQPVRLPMTIQTPGLVVDPVPAGGGAINGNTRIGFDSQNRPIVTYHKFDDEGFTQVYNARYEDDGWRVYQATDWDYRWYFQGGGTIHFEIRVSPVRTHSDGSLTQGYHHDRYGSGTWRLRETDLKPVGQIQERRQWPVSLVQPESDLPGMQVNWRGDSGTSGRPGVRYALRWETLGVHRDRPRDTVPPPSILKLYELREP, encoded by the coding sequence ATGACCGGAACGAAGACGAAGTTAGGCTGTCTCGTCCTCGGGGTGATGATTCTGGCGGGCAGGGCGGCATCAAGTGCCCCGGGCCCGGACGTCGTGCGTTGTCTGGATGTGGGGCCGGTATGGTCGGGGCACTTCGTAGGGTTCTGCCTGCTGACCTCGCCGGAGGGGCAGTACGTTGCCTTCTACGACTCGGACCGTCAGATGACCGTGGCCCGGCGAGACCTGGGTGCCGACGTGTGGGGCTTCCAGAAGCTCCCGTCCAGACTGGGATGGGACAGCCACAACTACGTCACGATGGCCCTCGATGAGACGGGCTGCTTGCACGTCAGCGGCAACATGCACGGACATCCGCTGGTCTACTTCCGGGCGGACGAGCCAGGTGATATTCGAAGCCTCCGCGCGGTGCCGGCGATGGTGGGCCACCTGGAGCGCCGGTGCACGTACCCGAAGTTCTTCGATGGGTCGGAAGGAGAGTTGATCTTCACGTATCGGGACGGCTCCAGCGGCAGCGGAAACCAGATCTACAACACGTATGACGCACGGACGCTGACGTGGCGTCGGCTGCTCGACACGCCCCTGCTGGACGGCAGGGGGCTGATGAACGCGTACCCGGTCGGTCCGGACCGAGGACCGGACGGCCGGTATCACCTGTGCTGGATCTGGCGTGACACGCCGGATTGCCGCACGAATCACGACGTTTCCTATGCCCGCAGTCGCGACCTGGTGAACTGGGAGACCGCGGCAGGGCAGCCCGTCAGACTGCCGATGACGATCCAGACGCCGGGGCTGGTGGTCGATCCCGTGCCGGCTGGCGGCGGCGCGATCAATGGGAACACCCGGATCGGGTTTGACTCGCAGAACCGTCCCATCGTGACCTATCACAAATTCGACGATGAAGGCTTCACCCAGGTCTACAACGCAAGATATGAGGACGACGGCTGGCGGGTCTACCAGGCGACCGACTGGGACTATCGCTGGTACTTTCAGGGCGGCGGCACGATTCACTTCGAGATTCGCGTCTCACCCGTCAGGACGCATTCGGACGGATCGCTGACCCAGGGATACCACCACGACAGATACGGGTCGGGCACATGGAGATTGCGGGAGACGGACCTCAAACCGGTCGGCCAGATCCAGGAGCGGCGGCAGTGGCCGGTGTCACTTGTCCAGCCCGAATCGGATTTGCCGGGCATGCAGGTGAACTGGCGAGGCGACAGCGGGACGAGCGGCCGGCCGGGCGTCCGGTATGCCCTTCGCTGGGAGACGCTCGGCGTCCATCGCGACCGGCCGAGGGACACGGTGCCGCCGCCGAGCATCCTGAAGCTCTATGAGCTGCGAGAGCCATAG
- the gpmA gene encoding 2,3-diphosphoglycerate-dependent phosphoglycerate mutase, with product MVKLVLVRHGQSTWNLENRFTGWTDVDLSEQGIREAHEAAAVLARDGYTFDLAFTSVLKRAIRTLWILLDDMDLMWIPVVRSWRLNERHYGALQGLNKKETADRYGLDQVQIWRRSYDTPPGALSADDSRHPSHDRRYADVPRDLLPATESLKTTLERVLPYWHETIVPELEKKRRVLICAHGNSLRALVKYLDGVSDEAITELNIPTGIPLVYELDDDLRAMAHYYLGDEEAIRAATASVASQLTAGPPAG from the coding sequence ATGGTGAAGCTGGTCCTGGTCCGACACGGACAGAGCACGTGGAATCTGGAGAATCGATTCACCGGCTGGACCGACGTGGACCTGTCGGAGCAGGGTATTCGCGAGGCCCATGAGGCGGCGGCGGTCCTGGCTCGGGACGGGTACACCTTCGATCTGGCCTTCACATCGGTCTTGAAGCGGGCCATCCGAACGCTGTGGATTCTGCTGGACGACATGGACCTGATGTGGATTCCGGTCGTTCGCTCGTGGCGTCTGAACGAGCGGCATTACGGTGCCCTGCAGGGACTGAACAAGAAAGAGACGGCGGACAGATACGGCCTGGACCAGGTGCAGATTTGGCGCCGCAGCTACGACACGCCGCCGGGCGCGCTGTCGGCCGACGACAGCCGCCATCCCTCTCACGACCGGCGCTACGCGGACGTGCCGAGGGACCTGCTGCCGGCGACGGAGTCGCTCAAAACGACATTGGAGCGCGTGCTGCCGTATTGGCACGAAACGATCGTCCCGGAGCTGGAGAAGAAAAGGCGCGTCCTGATCTGTGCGCATGGCAACAGTCTGCGGGCACTGGTCAAGTATCTCGACGGTGTGTCGGACGAGGCGATCACGGAACTGAACATCCCGACCGGCATCCCCTTGGTCTACGAACTGGACGACGATCTCAGGGCCATGGCGCATTACTACCTGGGTGACGAGGAAGCGATTCGGGCGGCTACGGCGTCGGTGGCGTCTCAGTTGACGGCAGGCCCGCCGGCGGGATAA